A window from Podospora bellae-mahoneyi strain CBS 112042 chromosome 1 map unlocalized CBS112042p_1, whole genome shotgun sequence encodes these proteins:
- a CDS encoding uncharacterized protein (COG:S; EggNog:ENOG503P3CV), producing the protein MATATSQNRNLPPAPAYQYPQAPPQQQQQQHLQYQQSYQQSYQQPQQHPSQQQQHQLHSIQQRPANPTRKSRSFSLRSDKSQGSSSNQKADKVDLHETSAEKEAKRLHSKADPTLAMQEAEPAQVAANEASSLAPLRSIQHKDLYGNPIAEPDRSNPTRSRWERPLDTIRSFEAAIDGGYSNRRSMIRPDPDARANRRASYYGNGNGGRFSHDSYYGSRPPSMMYHDRVGGSQQDLRQHHYDQGYNGHPAAGRQRWNRMQSDPHGHRPGPNEYVLPSNHRSYETVTTASGSGTSGEPAGYQTDPTSSDNSSIERVQSAPKRKPAPQQQQMNDYGIGFSNNSVYPPPSFAVGTQSSSSSSGDLPNFQQQAPPPAVPQKGSTLRKTTTASPPQVQDRPSPPEKRKSWFSRRFSKNN; encoded by the exons ATGGCGACCGCAACATCCCAGAACAGGAACCTCCCCCCTGCGCCTGCTTATCAGTACCCTCAGGCCCcgccgcaacagcagcagcaacagcatctGCAGTACCAGCAGTCATATCAGCAGTCTTACCAGCAGCCCCAGCAGCATccttcccaacaacaacaacatcagcttCATTCGATTCAGCAGCGCCCTGCGAACCCAACCAGGAAATCTAGAAGCTTCAGTCTTAGGTCGGACAAATCCCAGGGTTCTAGCAGCAATCAGAAAGCCGACAAGGTCGACTTGCACGAGACCTCAGCCGAGAAGGAAGCCAAAAGACTTCACAGCAAAGCCGATCCCACCCTCGCAATGCAAGAGGCGGAACCTG CACAGGTTGCCGCAAACGAAGCATCGTCGCTCGCGCCTTTGAGGAGCATTCAACACAAGGATCTCTATGGCAACCCAATCG CCGAACCTGACCGTTCTAATCCCACCAGAAGCCGCTGGGAACGACCATTAGACACGATTCGGAGTTTCGAGGCAGCAATTGATGGCGGATACAGCAACAGGAGGTCCATGATCCGGCCCG ACCCGGATGCCAGAGCCAACCGACGAGCTAGCTATTATGGCA ATGGCAATGGTGGTAGATTCTCGCACGACAGCTACTACGGCAGCCGGCCGCCATCCATGATGTACCATGATCGTGTCGGTGGGAGCCAACAGGACCTCAGACAACATCACTACGACCAAGGGTACAACGGTCACCCGGCAGCTGGACGGCAAAGGTGGAACCGAATGCAGTCCGACCCGCACGGTCACAGGCCGGGTCCCAATGAATACGTGCTCCCCAGCAACCATCGGTCCTATGAGACAGTCACAACGGCGTCAGGGAGTGGTACGTCAGGAGAGCCAGCCGGTTATCAGACGGACCCAACAAGCAGCGATAATAGCTCCATCGAACGGGTTCAGTCGGCGCCGAAGAGGAAACCAGCaccgcaacaacagcaaatgAACGACTACGGCATTGGGTTCAGCAACAACTCGGTGTACCCGCCACCATCGTTTGCAGTGGGAACTCAAAGCAGCAGTTCAAGCTCGGGAGATTTGCCCAACTTTCAGCAACAggcaccccctccagcgGTTCCCCAGAAGGGTTCGACGTTGAGGAAAACCACGACTGCGTCGCCACCTCAGGTGCAGGATAGACCCTCGCCAccggagaagaggaagagttggTTTTCGAGGAGGTTTAGCAAGAACAACTAA
- the VMA21 gene encoding vacuolar ATPase assembly integral membrane protein vma21 (COG:U; EggNog:ENOG503P580), whose product MPIKHGLTYPIRTSLTLTTNIIKQASPLTIPYHHILQSKSQRSPKMATRRIISQEKTLLDQPDPNSPSSSSPAQKSNITPAVPSAVIFKLLAFTLAMMVVPIGSYFATVNTLFKGNSTYAGGLAAIMANVVLIGYVLVAMAEDQSDRLEEEKKQKHEGKKDR is encoded by the exons ATGCCAATTAAGCACGGACTCACCTACCCAATACGTACCTCTCTCACACTCAcaaccaacatcatcaagcaaGCCTCACCATTGACCATACCATATCATCACATACTACAATCCAAATCTCAAAGATCGCCCAAAATGGCCACCCGCCGTATCATCTCCCAAGAAAAAACCCTCCTCGACCAGCCCGacccaaactccccctcatcctcctccccagctcaAAAgtccaacatcacccccgccGTCCCCTCAGCCGTcatcttcaagctcctcgccTTCACACTCGCCATGATGGTCGTACCTATCGGGTCTTACTTTGCCACCGTCAACACCCTGTTCAAAG GCAACTCAACCTACGCCGGCGGCCTCGCAGCCATAATGGCAAACGTAGTCCTCATAGGCTACGTCCTTGTAGCCATGGCAGAGGACCAGTCCGACCGTCtagaagaggagaaaaagcaaaagcacgaggggaagaaggatcGTTGA
- the FUN30 gene encoding DNA-dependent ATPase fun30 (EggNog:ENOG503NVEK; COG:B) has product MEFSSSPPTTTRRRGLAFDDIEDDDIVSESPYFTQPTQIMDKPSIRPMSVVPSSPRSIIEVPASSPFRPQPVAPRIGGRLASAMAPPGTSFKPPASRTVSTASKKRDFVQISDGELDAPIYVGGDSSDEDAERTRGDIRPSSFQRKEPSISVSTSSTSLALKAQVAAKSKQNTQESNGSTSNRHGLQTDWASLSPSSPSSDESLESIRKPSPPKQPARRRLVQGRRPGRQASPESSPVKPVEKPRKQAKVIDLVSDDDDRDEDFDSQTAKGRRSSPQDAEDDEDEEASSEFDARVLQYLNTCDVVQLVAIAGVKEDTAKVMVSHQPFKDLEHARRVTLAHKKKGKKSAKLSVGDDIVSAVKSYAKSLDAIDYVIQACEKQARAIKASTSKWTMDETGQMKNDSQADDGKPLTPISMEDPKLVDLPHRQPKYMDGHCTMKPFQRYGLNWMRLLHKLDCGGILADDMGLGKTCQVISLMCSVVEDYEKGKMKGDRPWPNLIFVPPSTLANWAAEFKRFAPDINVITYQGPQATRDDIAEEIQDDPEAYHVVLTSYSQLSRPDDISNLRRIQAKIAIFDEGHKMKNPKTKLYRDLLRITADWRLILSGTPVQNNLMEMIALLRFVEPKLFSEHFETLEALFSQKFSLADVSKGAILASERVPRARTILEPFILQRRKEQVLQDMPQKTTRVEYCKMDKTQTSIYEEYARRFRKSATSQSSQTVVAEKGRDNDTNNVWIQLRKSAIHPQLFRRYFKDKDVEEMAKVLMKRIPQSELKQPNLGHLTNELKALSDFELHLWCRDYKCIRSFDLPDGSWGECAKVKSLLKLIRGYQKNGDRALVFTRFAKVIEILGECLASEGVEYLSLQGNTDVSERQELINQFNADPTIPVFLLTTGSGGTGINLTAANKVIIFDQSDNPQDDIQAENRAHRLGQTRPVEIVRLISEGTVEELVYKACQKKLELANKVTGWSAGLDAAAGLEMTSGQMEAEVKEMMKNGGTPPDSNGG; this is encoded by the exons ATGGAGTTTTCATCTTcaccgccaaccaccacccgacGCAGAGGTTTGGCATTCGACGAcatcgaagacgacgacATTGTGAGCGAGTCGCCCTATTTTACACAACCGACACAGATCATGGACAAACCTTCCATACGCCCCATGTCTGTCGTACCTTCCTCGCCCCGATCAATCATTGAGGTTcctgcctcttccccatTTCGACCACAACCAGTTGCCCCGCGAATTGGCGGTCGGTTGGCAAGCGCGATGGCTCCACCAGGCACCAGCTTCAAACCCCCAGCGAGTCGAACTGTGTCTACGGCTTCGAAGAAGCGAGATTTTGTACAGATATCAGACGGCGAGTTGGATGCGCCGATCTATGTCGGAGGAGACTCTTCCGACGAGGATGCCGAGCGAACACGGGGAGACATTCGACCTTCATCTTTCCAGCGAAAGGAGCCGAGTATCAGTGTATCGACGTCATCCACTTCACTAGCCTTGAAGGCGCAGGTAGCTGCCAAGTCG AAACAAAATACACAAGAATCAAATGGCAGCACATCAAACCGCCACGGCCTACAAACAGACTGGGCTTCGCTGTCTCCttcgtctccctcctcggaTGAGAGTCTCGAGTCGATCCGGAAACCGTCCCCACCTAAACAGCCTGCACGACGGAGGCTCGTGCAAGGTCGCCGCCCTGGCCGGCAAGCAAGTCCCGAAAGTTCTCCCGTCAAGCCGGTCGAGAAGCCAAGAAAACAAGCTAAGGTCATTGATCTTGTCAGCGACGATGACGATCGAGACGAGGACTTTGATAGTCAAACGGCCAAGGGGCGTCGATCTTCCCCGCaagatgccgaggacgacgaagatgaggaggctTCAAGCGAGTTTGATGCCCGAGTCCTCCAGTATCTCAACACTTGCGACGTAGTGCAACTGGTCGCCATCGCTGGCGTCAAAGAAGACACTGCGAAAGTCATGGTTTCCCACCAACCATTCAAGGATCTGGAGCATGCTCGCCGAGTCACCCTTGCTCACAAGAAAAAGGGCAAGAAATCTGCCAAACTCTCTGTGGGAGATGACATTGTGTCAGCGGTCAAGTCTTACGCCAAGTCGTTGGATGCGATTGACTATGTTATCCAGGCCTGTGAGAAACAGGCCCGTGCAATTAAAGCATCGACTAGTAAGTGGACGATGGATGAAACGGGCCAGATGAAAAACGATTCTCAGGCGGATGATGGAAAGCCCTTGACACCCATCAGCATGGAAGACCCAAAATTGGTCGACCTGCCCCACCGCCAGCCCAAGTATATGGATGGTCATTGTACCATGAAGCCCTTCCAACGGTATGGGCTAAACTGGATGCGTCTGTTGCACAAATTGGACTGCGGTGGAATTTTGGCAGACGACATGGGCTTGGGAAAGACATGCCAAGTCATCTCACTCATGTGCTCCGTTGTCGAGGACTACGAGAAGGGGAAAATGAAAGGCGACCGGCCATGGCCCAACCTCATCTTCGTGCCGCCCTCGACTTTGGCCAACTGGGCTGCAGAGTTCAAAAGATTCGCCCCGGACATCAATGTCATCACATACCAAGGCCCCCAAGCCACCCGTGATGACATTGCGGAGGAGATCCAAGATGATCCGGAAGCCTATCACGTTGTTCTAACGAGCTACTCGCAGCTCTCGCGGCCAGACGACATTTCCAATCTTCGACGCATCCAGGCAAAGATTGCCATCTTTGACGAAGGTCACAAGATGAAGAATCCCAAGACGAAGCTCTACAGGGATCTGCTACGCATCACGGCCGACTGGCGGTTGATTCTGTCGGGCACGCCTGTTCAAAACAACCTCATGGAAATGATTGCCCTCCTGCGCTTTGTGGAACCTAAGCTGTTTTCAGAGCACTTTGAAACGCTGGAGGCATTGTTCAGCCAAAAGTTCTCTCTGGCGGACGTCTCCAAGGGCGCGATCTTGGCCAGCGAGCGGGTACCCCGTGCCAGGACCATTCTCGAGCCATTTATCCTCCAACGCCGAAAGGAGCAGGTGCTCCAAGACATGCCCCAGAAGACGACAAGGGTCGAGTATTGCAAGATGGACAAGACACAGACCAGTATCTATGAGGAATATGCGAGAAGATTTAGGAAGTCGGCAACATCTCAATCTTCTCAGACCGTCGTTGCGGAAAAGGGCAGGGACAATGATACCAACAACGTTTGGATCCAGTTGAGAAAGTCGGCTATCCATCCGCAGCTGTTCAGACGCTActtcaaggacaaggatgtggaggaaATGGCCAAGGtgctgatgaagaggataCCACAGTCGGAGCTCAAGCAGCCTAATCTCGGCCACCTGACGAATGAACTCAAGGCGCTGTCGGATTTTGAGCTTCATTTGTGGTGCAGAGATTACAAGTGCATCAGGTCGTTTGACTTGCCAGATGGGTCCTGGGGAGAGTGTGCCAAGGTGAAGAGCTTGTTGAAGTTGATTAGGGGGTATCAGAAGAACGGAGACCGGGCCTTGGTTTTCACGAGGTTTGCCAAGGTTATTGAGATTCTGGGAGAATGCCTGGCTAGTGAAGGGGTGGAGTACCTCAGTCTTCAGGGAAACACTGATGTCAGCGAGCGACAGGAACTGATCAACCAGTTCAACGCCGACCCGACGATCCCGGTGTTCCTGCTAACGACGGGATCGGGAGGTACCGGTATCAACCTGACGGCGGCCAACAAGGTCATCATTTTTGATCAGAGCGACAATCCGCAAGACGATATTCAGGCGGAGAATCGGGCGCATCGTTTGGGTCAGACGAGGCCGGTTGAGATTGTCAGGTTGATTAGCgaggggacggtggaggagctggtttACAAGGCGTgccagaagaagctggagctcGCGAATAAGGTGACGGGCTGGAGCGCTGGACTGGATGCGGCGGCTGGATTGGAGATGACTTCTGGACAGATGGAGGCAgaggtgaaggagatgatgaagaatggGGGGACGCCGCCAGATAGTAATGGGGGGTGA
- the TGL3 gene encoding triacylglycerol lipase (COG:I; EggNog:ENOG503NWZF), translated as MAFQWFVGLLGAVYTILLSPLFGTGSADSGPDARIRFEEVEQQQQPTGTAGGGKRPNNTRHHHQHHGRGPKLFLLSAWDMLLDVLSFWRQKIITHYTNPTPLTLYLSALHSARTFEQWEEAALNLDTLLGLDLWRNNPVSSHYDFKLINERLVSIEIARETGDVHSLVNLLRSGLVRNLGNITATKLYNRAFAGTKFLIEEYVRAVAEGVEDIGSLPSPGETSAVGYVVDGGRGVPRGGGVARQGHHVSFEDNNGESSTGGEGSSSGREKRQTLTVMTTRGESTAAGGGNGTPKVDWGGLSVASPPGGSHLPEGGRMVATMSTQAKLDFIHDTRQAFGRTALVLQGGAIFGLCHLGVVKALFLRGLLPRIIVGTATGALIAALVAVHSEEELPRVLKGDGIDLSAFAKQGQDPVKHNRGLRESMWSRWATLVRRVRRFRREGYFLDVKVLEECIKSNIGDLTFEEAYHRSKRVLNITVATAGHGGVPTLLNYLTAPNVLIWTAAVASNASTPTFYGHRQTKILCKDSQGNIVPWKPANEVDFNHWTNASYTEQESPLLRIAELFNVNHFIVSQARPYLIPFLQSDMHGPSMVETRNKTMSGMTFIMRMVGLELRHRLRQLDTLQLLPAGIRRFLVDERVPGASMMLVPEVTAGDFVRLMETPTKETLEYWILRGERSVWPAVAALKIRCAVEEELDRAYQVARRLKAGGLRRKTSHMQTPMLGDLENPELGVEQERKERFKAHSASARGSPTA; from the exons atGGCGTTTCAGTGGTTCGTCGGTTTATTGGGGGCGGTGTACACCATTTTGTTGTCGCCTCTGTTCGGGACTGGGAGTGCCGATTCTGGTCCGGATGCGAGGATACGGtttgaagaggttgagcagcagcagcagcccacAGGCacggctggtggtggtaaacgtcccaacaacacccgtcatcatcatcaacaccacggAAGGGGGCCAAAGCTGTTTTTGTTGTCGGCGTGGGACATGCTGCTTGACGTGCTCTCTTTTTGGCGGCAG AAAATCATAACCCActacaccaaccccacccccctgacCCTCtacctctccgccctccacTCCGCCAGGACGTTTGAAcagtgggaggaggcggcgctCAATCTGGATACGTTGCTCGGGCTGGACCTCTGGAGGAACAACCCTGTCTCTTCGCACTACGACTTCAAGCTGATCAACGAGCGGCTGGTGAGTATTGAGATTgcgagggagacgggggacGTGCACTCGCTGGTTAACCTGCTGAGGAGTGGCTTGGTGAGGAACTTGGGGAATATCACCGCCACGAAGCTGTACAACCGGGCGTTTGCGGGGACAAAGTTTTTGATTGAGGAGTATGTTAGGGctgtggcggagggggtggaggatattGGCAGCTTGCCTTCGCCGGGGGAGACGTCGGCGGTGGGGtatgttgttgatggtggtagGGGCGTTccaaggggtggtggtgtcgcgAGGCAGGGGCATCATGTTAGTTTTGAGGATAATAATGGGGAGAGTAGCaccggtggggaggggagcagtAGCGGTAGGGAGAAGAGGCAGACGCTTACTGTGATGACGACAAGGGGGGAGAGTACTGCCGCCGGAGGGGGGAATGGGACGCCAAAGGTGGACTGGGGGGGTCTGAGTGTTGCTAGCCCCCCGGGCGGTAGTCATTTGcctgagggggggaggatggttgCTACCATGTCTACGCAGGCGAAGCTGGATTTTATACATGATACGAGACAGGCTTTTGGGAGGACGGCGTTGGTTTTGCAGGGGGGGGCGATTTTCGGTTTGTGTCACTTGGGGGTGGTAAAAGCtttgtttttgagggggcTGTTGCCGAGGATTATTGTGGGCACGGCGACGGGGGCGTTGATTGCTGCGTTGGTGGCGGTTCattctgaggaggagctgccgAGGGTGCtgaagggggatgggattgaCCTGAGCGCGTTTGCGAAGCAGGGGCAGGATCCGGTCAAGCATAAcagggggttgagggagtcgatgtggtcgaggtgggctacgctggtgaggagggtgcgGAGGTTTAGGAGGGAGGGCTATTTTCTGGATgtgaaggtgttggaggagtgtATCAAGAGTAACATTGGGGATTTGACCTTTGAGGAGGCGTATCATCGGAGCAAGAGGGTGTTGAACATCACGGTTGCTACGGCTGGGCATGGGGGTGTGCCGACGTTGTTGAATTACTTGACGGCTCCTAACGTG CTGATCTGgaccgccgccgtcgcctccaacgcctccacACCCACCTTCTACGGCCACCGTCAAACCAAGATCCTCTGCAAAGACTCCCAAGGCAACATCGTCCCCTGGAAGCCCGCCAACGAAGTCGACTTCAACCACTGGACCAACGCCTCCTACACCGAGCAAgaatcccccctcctccgcatcgCCGAGCTCTTCAACGTGAACCACTTCATCGTCAGCCAAGCCCGCCCCTAcctcatccccttcctccaaagCGACATGCACGGCCCCTCCATGGTCGAAACCCGCAACAAGACCATGTCTGGCATGACCTTCATCATGCGCATGGTCGGCCTCGAGCTCCGACACCGCCTCCGCCAGCTCGACACGCTCCAGCTGCTCCCGGCGGGTATCCGTCGGTTCCTTGTGGACGAGCGGGTGCCGGGCGCGAGCATGATGCTTGTTCCCGAGGTGACGGCTGGTGACTTTGTCCGGCTGATGGAAACCCCCACCAAGGAAACGCTGGAGTATTGGATCCTGAGAGGTGAGCGTAGTGTCTGGCCGGCTGTGGCGGCGCTCAAGATTCGCTgtgcggtggaggaggagctggataGGGCTTACCAGGTTGCCAGACGGCTCAAGGCTGGGGGGTtaaggaggaagacgagTCATATGCAGACGCCCATGTTGGGCGATTTAGAGAACCCGGAATTGGGGGTTgagcaggagaggaaggaaaggtTTAAGGCTCATAGCGCCAGTGCGAGAGGTTCACCTACTGCATGA
- a CDS encoding uncharacterized protein (EggNog:ENOG503NY1B): MHSLDSVPDFLLGFLHRSCLLRHDAGEGIVPVLRILDIFGARLDRCISRTEMLKPQREELPSAVYQGPQARLQVPMPGSGKENSQDGDDATGAFLTAYFDQDSVDALAKILDGIKIRSLGAEYGKSSDGSSFVLKGVLGLGPVDLSLNFTNDNHKPPPRKDDKTTKDKKPAGQEVRISKPDAVTLGDLIGGVMGNDSKELLPPFVNNIQFKRPKSQNQLSVIFEKLLPEQKDEADSAAGKDHAPLPAHFVFSKILNVFGFSFSYTQCRESSVATASSSEKAKPAPKPTKRIVSASLNDIPDIDIPLIGAVPKPVDQILYLWVQDTSETTEPKATDDKNQKATLKSLTYGEVQAINKVRGFKAAPLVFKKTQQGKLEDSTVVLAAGHHFHLIASLPAEASFWKGLRYPCPSTPAPNDDANAKPPGLAPYKKSAGPLSISNIGFGWKGTLKDGALSIVFEASVLVGPIGFALLVFKLEFPIAEMTSLQKLPAPKVTVDSLAASFSKPPLTISGAFMHKVVEGNDMYAVALLIGYNVYLFEAAGFYGEMTDPATDRRFKSAFMFCRVNGPLMPVGWAELSGPVVGLGYNSSIRMPSAAEIPTFHFTAEGGVSVGVECVIDFRIASITVGATLGATLYLEGPPLSGRITVDFWVTTFDVNFGTSPDPAPELSLGEFFQLVLQGGQTQGMPGATGGNTNRRETRSRTTHLLLPIGTRAHRQAGDSPGRSLGGSRSIIRV, encoded by the exons ATGCACAGCCTCGATAGCGTCCCCGACTttcttcttggcttcctccaccGCAGCTGTCTGCTGCGTCACGATGCTGGCGAGGGCATCGTGCCGGTCTTGCGCATCCTGGACATCTTCGGGGCTCGCTTGGATCGATGTATCAGCCGTACTGAAATGCTTAAACCACAGCGAGAAGAGCTCCCATCGGCGGTGTATCAAGGACCTCAAGCTCGCCTCCAAGTCCCCATGCCCGGAAGTGGGAAAGAAAACAGTCAAGACGGCGATGACGCGACAGGTGCATTCCTGACCGCCTATTTTGATCAAGATTCGGTCGATGCTTTGGCCAAGATTCTGGATGGTATCAAGATACGCTCGCTCGGTGCAGAATACGGCAAATCCAGCGATGGATCCTCTTTCGTCTTGAAGGGTGTCCTTGGGCTGGGGCCGGTAGATCTCTCGCTCAACTTCACGAATGATAATCACAAGCCTCCGCCCAGGAAAGATGACAAGACGACAAAGGACAAGAAACCCGCAGGCCAAGAAGTGCGAATCAGCAAACCTG ATGCAGTGACCCTCGGAGACCTGATTGGAGGCGTCATGGGCAATGACTCCAAAGAATTGCTGCCACCTTTCGTGAACAACATTCAGTTCAAAAGACCTAAGTCGCAAAATCAGCTATCCGTGATCTTCGAAAAGCTTCTCCCAGAACAAAAGGATGAAGCGGATTCGGCAGCTGGGAAAGACCATGCCCCCTTGCCCGCACATTTTGTCTTCTCTAAGATCCTCAACGTCTTTggcttctccttttcttACACCCAATGCCGAGAAAGCTCTGTCGCCACCGCTTCATCTTCTGAGAAAGCGAAGCCAGCTCCCAAGCCAACCAAGCGAATCGTGTCAGCTTCCCTCAACGACATCCCAGACATAGATATTCCCCTTATCGGGGCTGTGCCGAAACCAGTCGATCAGATTCTGTATCTCTGGGTTCAAGACACCAGCGAAACAACTGAGCCGAAAGCCACAGATGACAAAAACCAAAAGGCCACGCTCAAGAGCTTGACATATGGAGAGGTTCAAGCCATCAACAAGGTTCGTGGGTTCAAGGCCGCACCCCTTGTTTTCAAGAAAACACAGCAGGGGAAACTGGAGGACAGCACCGTCGTCCTGGCAGCTGGTCACCATTTC CACCTCATCGCCAGCCTCCCCGCAGAAGCCAGTTTCTGGAAAGGACTCAGATACCCCTGTCCATCAACACCTGCTCCCAACGACGACGCAAACGCCAAACCTCCTGGCCTGGCCCCTTACAAGAAGTCAGCCGGCCCCCTGTCCATTTCCAACATTGGCTTCGGCTGGAAAGGCACTCTGAAAGATGGCGCTCTGTCCATTGTATTCGAAGCTTCCGTCCTCGTCGGACCCATCGGGTTTGCGCTTCTAGTGTTCAAGCTGGAATTTCCCATCGCCGAAATGACCAGCCTCCAGAAACTTCCAGCCCCCAAAGTAACCGTCGACAGCCTCGCAGCTTCCTTCAGCAAGCCTCCTTTGACCATCTCCGGTGCTTTCATGCACAAGGTCGTCGAGGGCAACGACATGTACGCGGTAGCTCTCCTCATCGGCTACAATGTCTACCTCTTCGAAGCGGCTGGCTTCTACGGCGAAATGACTGATCCCGCTACCGACAGGAGGTTCAAGTCCGCATTCATGTTCTGTCGAGTCAACGGGCCTCTCATGCCCGTTGGCTGGGCCGAACTGTCAGGCCCGGTGGTAGGACTTGGCTACAACTCCAGTATACGGATGCCCAGCGCTGCCGAGATTCCAACCTTCCACTTCACCGCCGAGGGGGGTGTTTCCGTCGGGGTGGAGTGCGTCATCGACTTCCGCATTGCTTCCATCACCGTCGGGGCCACGCTGGGGGCAACCTTGTATCTTGAAGGTCCTCCGCTGAGCGGCCGCATCACAGTCGACTTTTGGGTGACGACGTTCGATGTCAACTTTGGAACCTCGCCAGACCCTGCTCCCGAGTTGAGCCTGGGCGAGTTCTTCCAGCTGGTGCTCCAGGGCGGTCAGACGCAGGGTATGCCGGGGGCGACCGGTGGCAATACCAACAGACGGGAAACCCGGAGCAGAACTACACATCTTCTCCTGCCAATCGGGACTCGTGCCCACCGGCAAGCAGGAGACTCACCCGGACGCTCCTTGGGTGGCTCGAGGAGCATCATTCGCGTTTAA